A genomic window from Silene latifolia isolate original U9 population chromosome Y, ASM4854445v1, whole genome shotgun sequence includes:
- the LOC141632400 gene encoding uncharacterized protein LOC141632400: MAEFCCCRMLLLLFSPPLLVHSQFIHCEVLHNVSFHCFHITILYASNDAKERDGLWAHLNILKPMVDKWLLLGDFNVIRDVTEKIGGTLSDLADIMDFNFCLYNCELKDLNSNGCEFTWTNKQHIDSRVWTKLDRAMANVHWLKQFPVCSASFLDPGVSDHSPVVVTVFKDQHRCSRKQQQIIGQIKDRHGTDRLGLDNVAAGFVDYYQSLLGESSSVFSLDKVFIQQSPVVSSEDAAKLILPITYEEIRTALFTIGSDKSPGPDGFSSAFFKHSWNLIGDTLCKAVHSFFSTGRMSKQANSTLIALIPKKKGKSGIRQGDPLSPYIFVLSIEILSRYLRCLKSQPLVSLHPKCSKVGLTHLIFVDDLMVFIRGDVPSVQAVSTALTNFSHWYGLHPNVDKTEIYFGGVHPSIKTQILHTSGFSEGYFPFRYLGLPLNIAHTFVDMYGILINKIQASIQHWSSKFLSYAGRLQLLNTVVFGLENFWRMVAKSWSSICSPLAEGGFCVKELLSWNKALISKWLWLIEQPPQGLWSAWHNAYNLSNCSVWDTTTQGRFSESFRSIINVKDDLLAATGSPSAARTLLQSWCFGDKFSVTAAYNWFRPRSPTVPWHKGLSHKALQCAPSSFLE, from the exons ATGGCAGAATTTTGTTGCTGTAGAATGCTTCTACTATTATTTTCACCCCCCCTTTTAGTTCACTCTCAGTTTATACACTGTGAGGTACTCCATAATGTTTCTTTCCACTGTTTCCATATCACTATACTTTATGCTAGTAATGATGCCAAGGAGAGAGATGGACTCTGGGCTCATTTGAATATCCTAAAGCCTATGGTTGATAAATGGTTGCTTTTGGGAGATTTCAATGTCATTAGGGATGTCACTGAGAAAATTGGTGGTACCCTCTCTGATTTAGCTGATATTATGGATTTTAATTTTTGTCTCTATAACTGTGAGTTAAAGGATCTTAATAGTAATGGTTGTGAGTTTACTTGGACTAACAAGCAGCACATTGATTCTAGAGTCTGGACCAAGCTAGACAGAGCTATGGCTAATGTTCATTGGTTGAAACAGTTCCCTGTTTGTTCTGCCAGCTTCCTTGATCCTGGAGTGTCTGATCACTCTCCAGTGGTGGTTACTGTTTTTAAAGATCAACACAGATGCTCCAG GAAACAGCAGCAAATTATTGGACAGATCAAGGATAGGCATGGAACTGATAGGCTTGGATTAGATAATGTTGCTGCTGGTTTTGTGGACTATTATCAAAGTCTTCTTGGTGAGAGTTCATCTGTCTTCTCTTTGGATAAGGTGTTCATCCAACAAAGTCCAGTTGTTTCAAGTGAGGATGCTGCAAAATTGATTCTCCCTATTACATATGAAGAGATTCGAACTGCCCTCTTTACCATTGGCTCTGATAAGAGTCCTGGCCCTGATGGTTTTTCCTCTGCATTCTTTAAACACAGTTGGAATCTCATTGGGGACACCTTATGTAAAGCTGTGCACTCCTTCTTCTCCACTGGTAGAATGAGTAAGCAAGCCAATTCTACCTTGATTGCTCTTATCCCAAAGAAGAAG GGTAAAAGTGGGATCAGACAAGGTGATCCACTCTCCCCCTACATCTTTGTCTTAAGTATAGAGATCTTATCTAGATACTTGAGATGTCTCAAGTCTCAACCTCTGGTTTCTCTCCATCCTAAATGCTCAAAAGTGGGGCTTACTCATCTCATCTTTGTAGATGATCTTATGGTTTTTATCAGGGGTGATGTGCCATCTGTTCAGGCTGTTTCTACTGCTCTTACTAATTTTTCCCACTGGTATGGGCTTCATCCAAATGTGGATAAAACTGAAATTTACTTTGGTGGAGTCCATCCTAGCATCAAGACTCAAATATTGCACACTTCTGGTTTCTCTGAAGGATATTTTCCTTTCAGATACCTTGGATTACCCTTGAATATTGCCCACACCTTTGTGGATATGTATGGAATTCTCATTAACAAAATTCAAGCATCCATTCAGCACTGGTCTTCCAAATTCCTATCCTATGCAGGTAGACTTCAACTCCTTAACACTGTAGTTTTTGGACTTGAAAATTTTTG GAGGATGGTTGCTAAAAGCTGGTCTAGTATCTGCTCTCCCTTAGCTGAAGGAGGATTTTGTGTTAAGGAGCTTCTTTCATGGAACAAAGCTCTTATTTCTAAGTGGTTATGGCTGATTGAGCAACCTCCTCAGGGACTATGGAGTGCTTGGCACAATGCTTATAATCTTTCCAATTGTTCTGTTTGGGACACCACTACTCAGGGTAGATTTAGTGAAAGTTTTAGGAGTATTATCAATGTTAAGGATGACTTGCTGGCTGCTACTGGCTCCCCTTCAGCTGCTAGGACACTTCTCCAAAGCTGGTGTTTTGGTGATAAGTTCAGTGTCACAGCTGCTTATAACTGGTTTAGACCTCGCAGTCCTACTGTTCCATGGCATAAGGGACTTTCACATAAG GCCTTGCAATgtgcaccaagttcatttcttgagtaa